From one Lycium ferocissimum isolate CSIRO_LF1 chromosome 5, AGI_CSIRO_Lferr_CH_V1, whole genome shotgun sequence genomic stretch:
- the LOC132056290 gene encoding uncharacterized protein LOC132056290 isoform X1 produces MGDSTGERDYVEEASRIVEQAKELQDAASSLISRTTREEDSLRQKAKSLDSSVQQLRSSVRKSKLDSNQAEKLEEELFKASYVLSEGDAAAFLPSKSHGGFLRMFLGPINVRANRKDVQFKVKEEYNSFRDRTAYLFLLFPSLLLGLRSWMWDGCLPALPVQLYQAWLLYLYTGLALRENILRANGSDIRPWWIKHHYCAMAMALISLTWEIERQPDCSQKQRGVQLFLKWAIMQGVAMLLQNRYQRQRLYTRIALGKARRMDVVWGETAGVDGQLLLLFPVLFVLQGFEAYVGVLLLKTAFIGVVSEWQVVTCGILLIIMAAGNFANTVQTLVTKSRVKAKMKRGKSKQDLKSESGTKSS; encoded by the exons ATGGGCGATTCTACGGGGGAGCGAGATTATGTGGAAGAAGCTTCTAGAATCGTGGAACAAGCTAAGGAATTGCAAGACGCTGCTTCTTCCTTGATCTCGAGAACCACTCGCGAAGAGGATTCGTTAAGGCAAAAAGCAAAGTCGCTTGATTCCAGCGTTCAACAACTCCGTTCTTCTGTTAGGAAAAGCAAATTGGATTCTAATCAAGCTGAAAAG TTGGAAGAGGAGTTGTTTAAAGCTAGTTATGTACTGAGCGAGGGAGATGCTGCAGCTTTTCTTCCAAGCAAATCTCATG GAGGGTTCTTGAGGATGTTTTTGGGTCCAATCAATGTCCGTGCTAATAGAAAGGATGTGCAATTTAAAGTGAAAGAGGAATATAATAGTTTCAGG GACAGGACAGCATATCTATTCCTTCTTTTCCCATCGTTGCTACTAGGCTTGAGGTCTTGGATGTGGGATGGATGTTTACCAGCGTTGCCAGTGCAACTTTACCAG GCCTGGTTGCTTTACCTCTACACAGGTTTGGCTCTGCGAGAGAACATTTTGAGAGCGAATGGAAGTGATATTCGTCCATG GTGGATAAAGCATCACTACTGTGCTATGGCCATGGCACTTATAAGTCTTACCTGGGAAATAGAACGACAACCTGACTGTTCACAGAAGCAG AGGGGTGTGCAACTGTTCCTGAAATGGGCTATCATGCAAGGTGTTGCAATGCTCCTTCAGAATAGATATCAAAGGCAAAGACTGTACACTCGTATTGCATTAGGAAAG GCCAGGAGAATGGATGTTGTGTGGGGAGAGACTGCTGGAGTAGATGGTCAATTGTTGTTGCTCTTCCCTGTACTATTTGTCTTGCAG GGATTTGAAGCATATGTTGGAGTCTTGTTGCTCAAGACAGCATTCATTGGTGTTGTTTCTGAGTGGCAG GTTGTCACCTGTGGGATCCTTCTGATTATCATGGCAGCTGGGAATTTTGCCAACACAGTGCAGACTCTTGTGACAAAGTCTCGGGTTAAAGCCAAAATGAAGAGGGGTAAAAGTAAACAAGATCTGAAATCTGAATCTGGCACCAAAAGTTCGTGA
- the LOC132056290 gene encoding uncharacterized protein LOC132056290 isoform X2 — protein sequence MLIHSQLEEELFKASYVLSEGDAAAFLPSKSHGGFLRMFLGPINVRANRKDVQFKVKEEYNSFRDRTAYLFLLFPSLLLGLRSWMWDGCLPALPVQLYQAWLLYLYTGLALRENILRANGSDIRPWWIKHHYCAMAMALISLTWEIERQPDCSQKQRGVQLFLKWAIMQGVAMLLQNRYQRQRLYTRIALGKARRMDVVWGETAGVDGQLLLLFPVLFVLQGFEAYVGVLLLKTAFIGVVSEWQVVTCGILLIIMAAGNFANTVQTLVTKSRVKAKMKRGKSKQDLKSESGTKSS from the exons ATGCTTATCCATTCTCAGTTGGAAGAGGAGTTGTTTAAAGCTAGTTATGTACTGAGCGAGGGAGATGCTGCAGCTTTTCTTCCAAGCAAATCTCATG GAGGGTTCTTGAGGATGTTTTTGGGTCCAATCAATGTCCGTGCTAATAGAAAGGATGTGCAATTTAAAGTGAAAGAGGAATATAATAGTTTCAGG GACAGGACAGCATATCTATTCCTTCTTTTCCCATCGTTGCTACTAGGCTTGAGGTCTTGGATGTGGGATGGATGTTTACCAGCGTTGCCAGTGCAACTTTACCAG GCCTGGTTGCTTTACCTCTACACAGGTTTGGCTCTGCGAGAGAACATTTTGAGAGCGAATGGAAGTGATATTCGTCCATG GTGGATAAAGCATCACTACTGTGCTATGGCCATGGCACTTATAAGTCTTACCTGGGAAATAGAACGACAACCTGACTGTTCACAGAAGCAG AGGGGTGTGCAACTGTTCCTGAAATGGGCTATCATGCAAGGTGTTGCAATGCTCCTTCAGAATAGATATCAAAGGCAAAGACTGTACACTCGTATTGCATTAGGAAAG GCCAGGAGAATGGATGTTGTGTGGGGAGAGACTGCTGGAGTAGATGGTCAATTGTTGTTGCTCTTCCCTGTACTATTTGTCTTGCAG GGATTTGAAGCATATGTTGGAGTCTTGTTGCTCAAGACAGCATTCATTGGTGTTGTTTCTGAGTGGCAG GTTGTCACCTGTGGGATCCTTCTGATTATCATGGCAGCTGGGAATTTTGCCAACACAGTGCAGACTCTTGTGACAAAGTCTCGGGTTAAAGCCAAAATGAAGAGGGGTAAAAGTAAACAAGATCTGAAATCTGAATCTGGCACCAAAAGTTCGTGA